Proteins from one Syntrophaceae bacterium genomic window:
- a CDS encoding LysR family transcriptional regulator produces MELRHITSFIAVAEELHFGRAAKRLNISQPPLSQQIRQLEEEIGVRLFNRTRRRVEITAAGLVFLTEARRIMALTKEAVRQTIRADRGELGSLAIGFIGSANYSVLPRVILDFRKQYQDVEVSLTEMNTSHQLEALRDDRIHVGFMRPPRGIENEGISVEPVFREPLVAAIPDHHPLKGETPLPLRLLAKESFIMIPRQRGPGFFDSIIALCQQEGFSPHIVLEASQFHTVIGLVATGIGVSILPASMQRSRMKGVVFRTIAGGVETVLDMAWVTGNPSPVLRNFIDIARKTARSLSPCT; encoded by the coding sequence ATGGAACTTCGACACATCACCTCATTTATCGCTGTCGCCGAAGAGCTTCATTTCGGCCGAGCCGCGAAAAGACTGAACATTTCTCAACCGCCCCTCAGCCAGCAGATCCGGCAACTGGAAGAGGAAATCGGGGTCCGGCTGTTCAACCGCACCAGGCGGCGTGTAGAGATCACCGCGGCCGGACTCGTGTTCCTGACGGAGGCCCGACGCATCATGGCCCTGACAAAAGAAGCGGTCCGTCAGACGATCCGCGCCGACAGGGGAGAGCTCGGGAGCCTGGCCATCGGCTTCATCGGATCCGCCAATTATAGCGTACTCCCCCGGGTCATTCTCGATTTCCGGAAGCAGTACCAGGATGTCGAGGTTTCCCTGACGGAGATGAACACAAGCCATCAGCTGGAGGCCCTCCGCGATGACCGGATCCATGTCGGGTTCATGCGGCCGCCCCGGGGCATCGAAAACGAAGGAATATCCGTGGAGCCGGTCTTTCGGGAACCGCTGGTTGCGGCCATTCCCGACCATCACCCCCTGAAAGGGGAGACCCCTCTGCCGCTGCGCCTGCTGGCAAAAGAATCTTTCATCATGATTCCGAGACAGCGGGGGCCCGGCTTCTTCGATTCCATCATTGCCCTCTGTCAGCAGGAAGGCTTCAGCCCCCATATCGTCCTCGAAGCGTCGCAGTTCCACACGGTCATCGGCCTGGTGGCAACGGGAATCGGCGTGTCGATCTTGCCCGCCTCCATGCAGCGTTCCCGCATGAAGGGCGTTGTATTCCGAACGATTGCTGGCGGCGTGGAGACGGTCCTCGACATGGCCTGGGTCACCGGCAATCCGTCACCGGTCCTGCGGAATTTTATCGACATCGCCAGGAAAACGGCGCGCTCGCTTTCCCCGTGCACGTAA
- a CDS encoding KpsF/GutQ family sugar-phosphate isomerase has product MATDQTIAQAKEVLKIEAESILGLMNRLDRNFSRAVNLIWKSKGRVIVSGIGKSGLIGKKIVATLTSTGTQALFLHPVEGLHGDLGIVTKDDILLAISNSGETQELLMLVGSIQAIGTPLITMTGNPSSSLARAGEVVIDVGVEREACPFGLAPTSSTTAALAMGDALAVALIGKRKFRERDFYKLHPGGTLGLRLREKVRDVMISGERIPRVFKGTLVLRAIDEMDEKNMGFVLVTDKKDRLLGILTDGDVRRHIRKGRTLQGPIDEFMTPNPRTIGEDTTLGETIEAMQQREITTLVVVNGKNRLMGYVHLHDILGRGGTLKMTVIP; this is encoded by the coding sequence ATGGCAACCGACCAAACCATCGCCCAGGCGAAAGAAGTCCTCAAGATCGAAGCGGAAAGCATTCTCGGCCTGATGAACCGGCTGGACCGGAATTTCTCCCGGGCCGTCAACCTCATCTGGAAGTCCAAGGGCCGGGTCATCGTCAGCGGCATCGGGAAGTCCGGGCTCATTGGAAAGAAGATTGTCGCCACCCTGACCAGCACGGGTACCCAGGCCCTCTTCCTTCATCCCGTGGAAGGGCTCCACGGCGATCTGGGCATCGTCACGAAGGACGACATCCTCCTGGCCATCTCCAACAGCGGCGAGACCCAGGAGCTTCTCATGCTCGTCGGCAGCATCCAGGCCATCGGAACGCCGCTCATCACCATGACGGGCAATCCCTCCTCCAGCCTCGCACGGGCCGGCGAGGTCGTCATCGACGTGGGGGTCGAGCGGGAGGCCTGCCCCTTCGGGCTGGCCCCGACCTCCAGCACCACCGCCGCCCTCGCCATGGGCGACGCCCTGGCGGTGGCCCTCATCGGGAAGCGCAAGTTCCGCGAGCGGGATTTCTACAAGCTGCACCCCGGCGGCACCCTGGGGCTCCGGCTCCGGGAGAAGGTCCGGGACGTCATGATCAGCGGGGAGCGGATCCCCCGGGTCTTCAAAGGCACCCTCGTCCTCCGGGCCATCGACGAAATGGACGAGAAGAACATGGGCTTCGTTCTCGTAACGGACAAAAAGGACAGGCTCCTGGGAATCCTGACGGACGGCGACGTCCGCCGCCACATCCGGAAGGGACGGACGCTCCAGGGTCCCATCGACGAATTCATGACCCCGAATCCCCGCACCATCGGGGAGGACACCACGCTCGGGGAGACCATCGAGGCGATGCAGCAGCGGGAGATCACCACCCTGGTGGTCGTCAACGGGAAGAACCGGCTCATGGGCTACGTCCACCTCCACGACATCCTCGGGCGGGGCGGCACCCTGAAGATGACCGTCATCCCGTAG
- a CDS encoding ATP-dependent metallopeptidase FtsH/Yme1/Tma family protein: MEKKHRFSIWYVFLAIWAVLLIQSYLASFFAAQVIPYSQFLTLLKSGKITEIAITANQIQGKMKVEGGKAEDTKAFKTIRVDPEFSNMLAQYPVVFKGEIESTFVRDLLSWVLPVLIFVGIWYFLMKRMGSQQAGFMTLGKNKAKIYVENELNVTFDDVAGVDEAKQELVEVIDFLKNPGKFGILGGKIPKGILLVGPPGTGKTLLAKAVAGESGVPFFSISGSEFVEMFVGMGAARVRDLFVQAKQKAPCIIFIDELDALGKARGFGAMGGHDEREQTLNQLLVEMDGFDPKVGVILMAATNRPEILDPALLRAGRFDRHVLVDRPDRKGREDILKVHLKKIKTAPDLDVERLAAMTPGMVGADLANLVNEAALLAVRRDRTDVSMAEFSEAVERIVGGLEKKNRLINPKERETVAYHEMGHALVALSLPGTDPVQKISIIPRGIAALGYTMQVPTEDRFLMTRTELLNKIATFLGGRAAEEIVFGDISTGAHNDLSRATEIAKSMIKEYGMSEGLGQVYLSGERRSMFLDPAAREASDYSDETARTIDREIKGLIDAQYAVARSILQEKKESLVRGAKLLLEKEKLDGEEIKALL; encoded by the coding sequence ATGGAGAAAAAGCATCGTTTTTCCATCTGGTACGTCTTCCTGGCCATCTGGGCGGTTCTGCTCATCCAGAGTTACCTCGCCTCCTTCTTTGCCGCCCAGGTGATCCCCTACAGCCAGTTCCTCACTCTCCTGAAGAGCGGCAAGATCACCGAGATCGCCATCACGGCCAACCAGATCCAGGGGAAGATGAAGGTCGAGGGCGGAAAGGCGGAGGACACGAAGGCCTTCAAGACGATCCGCGTCGACCCGGAATTTTCCAACATGCTCGCCCAGTACCCGGTGGTCTTCAAGGGGGAGATCGAATCCACCTTCGTCAGGGACCTCCTGTCCTGGGTCCTGCCGGTCCTGATCTTCGTGGGCATCTGGTATTTCCTCATGAAGCGCATGGGGAGCCAACAGGCGGGCTTCATGACCCTGGGGAAGAACAAGGCGAAGATCTATGTTGAGAACGAGTTGAACGTCACCTTCGACGACGTGGCCGGCGTGGACGAGGCGAAGCAGGAGCTGGTGGAGGTCATCGACTTCCTGAAGAACCCGGGAAAATTCGGAATCCTGGGGGGCAAGATCCCCAAGGGCATCCTCCTGGTGGGCCCGCCGGGGACGGGAAAAACCCTCCTGGCCAAGGCCGTGGCGGGGGAGAGCGGCGTTCCCTTCTTCAGCATCAGCGGCTCCGAGTTTGTCGAGATGTTTGTCGGCATGGGCGCCGCCCGGGTCCGGGACCTCTTTGTCCAGGCCAAACAGAAGGCCCCCTGCATCATCTTCATCGACGAGCTGGACGCCCTGGGGAAGGCCCGGGGGTTCGGCGCCATGGGTGGCCACGACGAGCGGGAGCAGACCCTCAACCAGCTCCTCGTGGAGATGGACGGCTTCGATCCGAAGGTCGGGGTCATCCTCATGGCCGCCACGAACCGGCCGGAGATCCTCGACCCGGCACTCCTCCGGGCCGGACGGTTCGACCGCCACGTCCTGGTGGACCGGCCGGACCGGAAGGGGCGGGAGGACATCCTGAAGGTCCACCTGAAGAAAATCAAGACGGCGCCGGACCTGGACGTGGAGCGCCTGGCCGCCATGACGCCGGGGATGGTGGGAGCGGATCTCGCCAACCTGGTGAACGAGGCGGCGCTTCTTGCGGTCCGGAGGGACCGGACGGACGTGAGCATGGCCGAGTTCTCGGAGGCGGTGGAGCGCATCGTCGGCGGCCTGGAGAAGAAGAACCGCCTCATCAATCCCAAGGAGCGGGAGACGGTGGCCTACCACGAAATGGGCCATGCCCTGGTGGCCCTGTCCCTGCCGGGGACGGACCCGGTACAGAAGATCTCCATCATTCCGAGAGGCATCGCCGCCCTGGGCTACACCATGCAGGTCCCCACGGAAGACCGGTTCCTCATGACGCGGACCGAGCTTCTCAATAAGATCGCCACGTTCCTGGGGGGCCGGGCGGCGGAGGAGATCGTCTTCGGAGACATCTCCACGGGGGCCCACAACGACCTGTCCCGAGCGACGGAGATCGCCAAGAGCATGATCAAGGAGTACGGCATGAGCGAAGGGCTGGGCCAGGTCTATCTCTCCGGGGAGCGGCGCTCCATGTTCCTGGACCCCGCGGCCAGGGAGGCGAGCGACTACAGCGACGAGACCGCCCGCACCATCGACCGGGAAATCAAGGGACTCATCGACGCCCAGTATGCCGTGGCCAGAAGCATCCTGCAGGAGAAGAAGGAATCCCTCGTCCGGGGGGCAAAGCTGCTCCTGGAGAAGGAAAAGCTCGACGGAGAGGAAATCAAGGCACTGCTGTGA
- a CDS encoding septal ring lytic transglycosylase RlpA family protein: MHPVNRIGKTAWIAAACLLVFFAAVLPLRAEEPTGSEPAVVEKADASAGDEQDGTLGKAYYYHKRYNFRKTSSGAVYDPRKMTAAHPALPLGTRVKVINLANDRSVVVTVNDRCRRHSFEFIDLSRAAARELGFFGRGMVQVRIIPMIEEQPE, translated from the coding sequence ATGCACCCAGTGAATCGGATCGGTAAGACCGCATGGATTGCCGCCGCCTGCCTGCTTGTTTTTTTCGCCGCCGTCCTGCCCCTCCGGGCGGAAGAGCCGACCGGCAGTGAACCCGCCGTGGTGGAGAAAGCGGATGCGTCCGCCGGGGACGAGCAGGATGGGACGCTCGGGAAGGCCTATTATTACCACAAGCGCTACAATTTCAGGAAAACCAGCTCGGGGGCGGTCTACGACCCCCGGAAGATGACGGCGGCCCATCCGGCACTGCCCCTGGGCACGCGGGTGAAGGTGATCAACCTCGCCAACGACCGGTCGGTCGTCGTGACCGTCAACGACCGCTGCCGCCGTCACAGCTTCGAATTCATCGACCTGTCGCGGGCGGCGGCGCGGGAGCTTGGCTTTTTCGGCCGGGGGATGGTGCAGGTGCGGATCATCCCGATGATTGAAGAGCAGCCGGAGTGA